A stretch of the Candidatus Firestonebacteria bacterium RIFOXYD2_FULL_39_29 genome encodes the following:
- a CDS encoding acetyl-CoA carboxylase biotin carboxylase subunit, with amino-acid sequence MFKKILIANRGEIALRIIRTCKEMGIRTVAVYSKADESSLYVKQADESVCIGPAQSSKSYLSIPNLISAAEITDAEAIHPGYGFLAENAHFAEICRDCSIKFIGPSPEAIKKLGDKVYAKDTMRKAGVAVVPGSEGVVVNDQEALKIAKKIGYPVIVKASAGGGGRGMRVAHNDVSLVNGFLTARAEAESAFGNPAVYIEKYIEEPRHVEFQFLGDEYGDVAHLGERDCTVQRKHQKLIEEAPSPAMNPKLREEMGRAVIKGAKAVNYSNAGTMEFLLDKYNKYYFMEVNTRIQVEHGVTETVMGVDLIKEQIKIAFGERLSLPKKELHFRGHAIECRINAEDSEKGFLPSPGKVTQFIVPGGIGIRLDTQVYAGYSIPPFYDSMIAKLISHGNNRTEAIDRMARALDEFVIEGIKTTIPFHKKVMMNSSFRRGEFNTSFVETFLGK; translated from the coding sequence ATGTTTAAGAAAATATTAATAGCAAATAGAGGCGAAATAGCCCTTCGAATTATCAGAACCTGTAAAGAGATGGGTATTCGCACTGTAGCAGTGTATTCTAAAGCGGATGAGAGTTCGCTATATGTAAAACAGGCTGATGAAAGTGTTTGTATTGGTCCGGCTCAGTCCAGTAAAAGTTACCTTAGCATTCCCAATCTTATATCGGCAGCAGAAATAACGGATGCGGAAGCCATACATCCCGGTTATGGTTTTTTGGCTGAGAATGCGCATTTTGCGGAGATTTGCAGAGACTGCTCTATAAAGTTTATAGGCCCGTCTCCTGAGGCCATAAAAAAACTTGGCGATAAAGTGTACGCAAAAGATACAATGAGAAAAGCAGGAGTTGCCGTAGTTCCCGGTAGTGAAGGTGTGGTTGTAAATGATCAGGAAGCCTTAAAGATTGCAAAAAAAATAGGATATCCGGTTATAGTAAAAGCCAGTGCAGGCGGCGGCGGAAGAGGCATGCGGGTAGCCCATAATGATGTTTCATTGGTTAACGGGTTTCTTACTGCGCGTGCGGAAGCCGAATCAGCTTTCGGCAATCCGGCAGTATATATAGAGAAATATATAGAGGAACCAAGGCATGTGGAGTTTCAATTCTTAGGGGATGAATATGGAGATGTTGCTCATCTCGGAGAAAGAGATTGCACAGTTCAAAGAAAGCATCAAAAACTTATAGAAGAGGCTCCTTCTCCTGCTATGAATCCGAAATTAAGGGAAGAAATGGGAAGAGCTGTGATTAAAGGGGCCAAAGCAGTAAATTACTCAAATGCCGGTACCATGGAATTTCTTCTGGATAAATACAATAAATATTATTTCATGGAAGTTAATACCAGAATACAGGTGGAGCATGGTGTTACCGAAACAGTGATGGGGGTAGATCTAATTAAAGAACAGATTAAGATTGCATTTGGAGAAAGGTTATCTTTGCCAAAAAAAGAATTACATTTCAGGGGTCATGCTATTGAATGCCGGATAAATGCTGAAGATTCCGAGAAGGGGTTTTTGCCGTCTCCGGGAAAAGTTACACAGTTTATAGTTCCGGGAGGTATAGGAATCAGATTGGATACCCAGGTATATGCCGGTTACAGTATTCCGCCTTTTTATGATTCCATGATAGCAAAACTCATTTCCCATGGTAATAATAGGACGGAAGCGATAGACAGAATGGCGAGAGCCCTTGATGAATTTGTAATAGAAGGAATAAAAACTACAATTCCGTTTCATAAGAAAGTAATGATGAACTCTTCTTTCAGGAGAGGCGAGTTTAATACGAGTTTTGTCGAAACCTTTCTGGGAAAGTAA
- a CDS encoding acetyl-CoA carboxylase, biotin carboxyl carrier protein, whose protein sequence is MNTKEIKELIDLLKGSDVSEIEIEREGIKIKIKKGASGAVVTPVMTAPQSIVHMPAVQQAAIPAPSAPAAASVPASAKSLGSTINSPMVGTFYKAPSPESVPFIKEGDIIKEGQTVCIIEAMKLMNELKSETKGRITKILVENGQAVEFGQPLFVVEPA, encoded by the coding sequence ATGAATACAAAAGAGATTAAAGAGCTTATTGATTTACTAAAGGGGAGCGATGTCTCCGAAATAGAAATTGAAAGAGAAGGAATAAAAATTAAGATCAAAAAAGGTGCTTCCGGTGCGGTTGTTACTCCGGTTATGACAGCACCACAGTCGATTGTCCATATGCCTGCAGTTCAGCAAGCCGCTATTCCTGCACCTTCTGCTCCTGCTGCAGCGTCAGTACCTGCTTCCGCAAAATCGCTTGGAAGCACTATTAATTCCCCAATGGTCGGGACCTTTTACAAAGCACCTTCTCCTGAATCTGTTCCTTTTATCAAAGAAGGCGATATTATAAAGGAAGGTCAGACTGTTTGCATTATTGAAGCGATGAAGCTTATGAATGAGCTAAAGTCTGAAACAAAAGGCAGGATAACTAAAATACTGGTGGAAAATGGTCAGGCCGTGGAATTTGGACAGCCATTATTCGTTGTTGAACCAGCCTAA